DNA from Streptomyces sp. NBC_01260:
AGCAGCGCAGCGTCTCGACGAGGGGCTCGGTAAGCGGGGCCAGCAGGGCGCGGGCGTGCGCCTCCGCGGCCTCCCTCGGGATCAGCGCGGCCAGACCGCGGCCGGTGTCCGTGCGGTGGTGGGCCAGCGGGGTGCGGGTCGCCTCCGCGCGGCCGAGGGCGCGGGAGGCCTGGGCGTCGGCCACGTCCAGTGCCGTGATCGCGGTGGGGGCCGACGCGCCGAGCGTCCACCCGGCCTGCGGGGTGATCCGCTCGCCGCCGGGCACCAGCACCCGTACCGCGTCGCGGCCCCGGCCCGCGTCGACCAGCGCCGAGCCCAGGGCCGCGCCGAGCGCCCCGGCCGTGAGCGGGTCCACCGGGTCGCCGCCGCTGCGGCGCGCGTGCACCACCGTCCACTGCTCCGCGCCGCCCAGCAGCGGGGCGACGCCCGCCGGGTCCGCGCCCAGCAGCAGCCGGACCAGCGCCGCCGAGCGGCCCGCGGCGTCGGCGCCCTGGTGCGGGGCGGCCAGCAGGGAGAGCAGGACGACCGCGACCCCGGCGATGGTGTGGTCGCCCGCCTCGCGCCGATGCGTCGCCAGCGTCAGGACGAGCCCCTGTCCGCCGCCGAGCGCGTACGCGGCGAGATGAGTGGCGCCCAGGGTGTCGGTGGCCGAGGTGGGCGCGGGGCGCACGACCGGCGAGACCACCCGGGAGAGCCGGGTGAGCGCGGCCCGCACACCGGGGGCCGGTGTCCGGCCCGCCGCGTGCAGCTCCTCGCCGTCGGCCGTGAGCAGGACCGCCCGCCCCTCCAGCTGGGCCGCCAGCTGGTGCAGCACGGCCGGCACCGGATCGGTCCTGGCCGCCGCCGTCGCCAGGGCCTGCTGGGCGCGCGTCACCCGGCGCAGCTCGCGCAGGCGGGCCTCCGCCATCAGCCGCCACACCGCACGGGCGATCGCCGTGAACGGGGTCTCGGGCGGCACCTCGATCAGCGGCAGCCCGTACCGGTCGCACGCCGCGACCAGCTCCGCGGGCACCGTCTCGTGCACCGGCCGCACCCCGAAACCGAGCGCCGCCGCCCCCGCCTCCACCAGCCGGGACACATAGGTGTCCGGGTCCGTGAGCAGCACGCCGGCGCTCAGCAGCAGCTCACCGCCGAGCAGATACGGGTACGGGTCGGCCATCTCCGAGGTGTGCACCCACAGCAGCTCCGCCTCGGCCGGCCCCGCGATGCCGCGCAGCCCGAGCTCCTCCCGGGCCAGCAGCTCGGTCAGCCGGATGGGCGGGGTCGGCGGTGCTGTCGGTCCGGCGGGGAGTTCCGGCATGGATGGTTCATCCGTTCAGTGCGGCGAGAGTGGATGAAACGTACACTTCAGCGCCGCTTCCCGGCCACCTACCGTCTTCACCACGCCCGAACACCGGACATCCGGACATCCGGGCACGCGGGTATCCGGAGACCCGGACACCCGAACCTTGTGAAGTGAGACGGAGGGAAGCCCATGGCAGTCGACTACGCCGTGATCGTCGTCTATCTGGCCGGCATGCTCGCCATGGGCTGGTGGGGCATGCGCCGCGCCAAGTCCAAGAGCGAGTTCCTGGTGGCGGGCCGTCGGCTCGGCCCCTGGATGTACTCCGGCACCATGGCCGCCATCGTCCTCGGCGGCGCCTCCACGATCGGCGGGGTCGGCCTCGGCTACCAGTACGGACTCTCCGGCGCCTGGATGGTCTTCACCATCGGTCTGGGCCTGCTCGCCCTCTCCGTGTTCTTCTCCGCCCGCATCGCGCGGCTGAAGGTCTACACCGTCTCCGAGATGCTGGACCTGCGCTACGGCGGCCGGGCCGGCCTCATCTCGGGCATCGTCATGTGGGCGTACACGCTGATGCTCGCGGTCACCTCGACCATCGCGTACGCCACCATCTTCGACGTCCTCTTCGACATGAACCGGACCGTCGCGATCATCCTCGGCGGCGCCATCGTCGTCGCGTACTCGACGCTCGGCGGCATGTGGTCGATCACGCTCACCGACATGGTGCAGTTCGTCGTGAAGACCATCGGCGTACTGCTGCTCCTGCTGCCCATCGCGGTGATCAAGGCGGGCGGCTTCAGTGAGATGAAGGCCAAGCTCCCCACCGAGTACTTCGACCCGCTCGGCATCGGCGGCGAGACGATCTTCACGTACGTCCTGATCTACACCTTCGGCATGCTGATCGGCCAGGACATCTGGCAGCGGGTGTTCACCGCCCGCAGCGACCGCACGGCCCGCCTGGGCGGGACCGTCGCCGGTACGTACTGCCTGGTGTACGCGGTCGCGGGAGCGGTCATCGGCACGGCGGCCAAGGTCATGTACCCGAAGTTGCCCACCGCGGACGCCGCCTTCGCGACCATCGTCAAGGACGAACTCCCGGTCGGTGTGCGGGGTCTGGTGCTGGCCGCCGCACTCGCCGCGGTGATGTCCACGTCCTCCGGCGCGCTGATCGCCTGCGCGACGGTGGCCAACAACGACATCTGGTCGCGGATCAGGGGCGCGGTCACGCGCGGCGGGGACGGCGCGGAACACGACGAGGTGAAGGGCAACCGCGTCTTCATCCTGATCATGGGCGTCGCCGTCATCGCCATAGCCATCGCGCTCAACAACGTGGTCGAGGCCCTGACCGTCGCCTACAACCTCCTCGTCGGCGGACTGCTGGTACCGATCCTGGGCGGCCTGCTCTGGCGCCGCGGCACGGCGGCCGGAGCGCTGGCCGCCGTGTCGGTGGGCGGCGCGGCGGTGATCGGCCTGATGGCGGGCTACGGAATCCTCGCCAACGAACCCGTCTACTACGGACTCCTGGCCTCGCTCGCCGTCTACGTCGTCGTCTCACTGGCGACGAAGCCGACGGACGCGGCGGTACTCCTCGCCTGGCGCGAGCGGCTGGCCGGACGGGGCGGGCAGACGGCTCCCCAGGAGCCGGCGGAACAACCGGTCGCGGGCTGAGCACCCTCCCGTCCCGCCCGATGCCGCACCACCGCGCTGTCAGTGCCGTGGTGCAGCATCGGGAGCGAAGACAAGGGGAACCACCATGGCGATCGCCAACGAACATGTCGCGCAGCACTCGTTTCTGCTCCCTCTCTACGAGGACGAGTACTTCCCGGACCACGTCCTGGACAAGGGCAGGGCAGTGCTGCTGCGGCTCTGCGAACGGATCGAGGCGGAGCGCCCCGCCGACGTCACGGCGCTGTACGCGCTGACCGAGGTGGCGACCGAGGAGTTCAACGCCCTGGAGGCGGAGTTCGAGGCGGCGGGCAGCGAGATCGAGACGGTCGCCCGCGAGGAGATCGCCGAGGCGTTCTGGTTCATCGCGACGGCCTACGGCTTCCCGGACCCGGACGTGGAGAAGCTGATCGCCGCGCGCGAATGGTGACGGCTCGTCCCGCTCGCTTCCCTCACCGGCCGCCATCAGCTGTTATCGCCCGATGAATGGATGATTCATCTGTTCTGGGTGATGAGAATGGATGAAACGTACACTTCAGGCCGGCTGTCGGGCCGCCTAGCGTCATCAGTGGACCCGTGCGGGTGCTTCCATGCCGTTCCGGGAGATCCGGCACACTCGAAGCAGCGCGTCATCGAAGGAAAGGCCACCCACCCCATGAGCAGCACCGAAACGCCGCGCGGCCCCGTCGACTCCTCCCGCGTCCCGCGGTACGCGGGGCCGGCGACGTTCGCCCGGCTGCCCCGGCTCGACGAGGTCGGCCGGGCCGATGTCGCCGTGGTCGGCGTGCCCTTCGACAGCGGGGTCTCCTACCGGCCCGGCGCCCGGTTCGGCGGCAACGCGATCCGGGAGGCCTCGCGGCTGCTGCGCCCGTACAACCCGGCACAGGACGCCTCTCCGTTCGCCCTCGCGCAGGTCGCCGACGCCGGTGACATCGCGGCCAACCCCTTCAACATCAACGAGGCCGTCGAGACGATCGAGGCCGCGGCCGACGATCTGCTCGGCACCGGCGCCCGTCTGATGACGCTCGGCGGCGACCACACCATCGCGCTGCCGCTGCTGCGCTCCGTCGCCAAGAAGCACGGCCCCGTCGCGCTGCTCCACTTCGACGCGCACCTCGACACCTGGGACACCTACTTCGGCGCCGAGTACACCCACGGCACCCCGTTCCGCCGGGCCGTCGAGGAGGGCATCCTCGACACCTCCGCGCTCTCCCACGTCGGCACCCGCGGCCCGCTGTACGGCAAGCAGGACCTCACCGACGACGCCAAGATGGGCTTCGGGATCGTGACCTCCGCCGACGTCATGCGGCGCGGCGTCGACGAGATCACCGACCAGCTGCGCCAGCGCATCGGCGGCCGGCCGCTCTACATCTCCATCGACATCGACGTGCTGGACCCGGCGCACGCTCCCGGCACCGGCACCCCGGAGGCCGGCGGTCTCACCTCCCGCGAGCTCCTCGAAATCGTGCGCGGGCTCTCCTCCTGCAACCTGGTCTCCGCCGACCTGGTCGAGGTCGCCCCCGCGTACGACCACGCCGAGATCACGTCCGTCGCCGCCTCGCACACCGCGTACGAGCTGACGACGATCATGACCCGCCAGATCGCGGAGGCCGGGCAGAAGTGAGTCACGACCACCACGACGAGCGCCCCGAGCTCACCCCCGGGCAGATCGCCGCCGCACTGAACCCCCCGCCCGGACGCAACGGCGGCGACCTCGTCGTCGAGACCCTCCAGGGCCTCGGCGCGACCACCGTCTTCGGGCTGCCCGGACAGCACGCGCTGGGCATGTTCGACGCGCTCCGCCGCTCGTCTCTCGGCTACATCGGCCTGCGCGTCGAGAACAACGCGGGCTTCGCCGCCGACGCCTACGGGCGCATCACCGGCGAGGTCGCCCCGCTCCTGTTGTCCACCGGGCCCGGCGCGCTCACCTCGCTCGCCGCGCTCCAGGAGGCGGCCAGCGCGTCCGCCCCCGTACTGGCCATCTCCAGCCAGATCCCGACCGCGGGGCTCGGCGGCGGACGCCACGGCTACCTGCACGAACTGCGCGACCAGAAGGCGTCGTTCCGCGACATCGTGAAGTCCGTCCACCCGGTGCGTACCGCCTCGCAGATCCCGTCCGCGATCGCCGCCGCCTGGGAGTCCGCGCTGACGGCCCCGCACGGCCCGGTCTGGATCGAGATCCCGCAGGACGTGCTCCTGGCCGAGACGACGCTGCCCGTCGTCACCGCGATGGACGCCACCCCGCGCGAACTGCACGCACGCCCCGAACTCATCGCGGTGGCAGCCCACTTGCTGTCGAACGCCGAGCGTCCCGCGATCATCGCGGGCGGCGGGGTCGTACGCTCCGACGCGGCCGGCAAGCTCCGGGCGCTCGCGGAGCGGGTCAGCGCCCCGGTCGTCACCACCTTCGGGGGCAAGGGCGCCTTTCCCTGGGAGCACCCGCTCTCGCTCCAGTCCTGGCTGGAGGACCGCCACACGACGGACTTCCTGGAGGACGCCGACGTACTGCTGGTCGTCGGCTCCGGACTCGGTGAACTCTCCTCGAACTACCACACGTTCGCCCCGCGCGGCCGGGTCGTCCAGATCGAGGCCGACGCCGGGAAGCTGGAGTCCAACCACCCGGCGCTCGGCATCCACGCGGATGCCCGGGACGCCCTGGCCGACCTCCTCGAAGCGGTCACCCCCCGCGCGGACCCGGCCGCCGCCGAGCGCGTCGCAGCGGTACTCGGCCGGGTGCGGGACAGGATCGCCGCCCAGGGACTCACCCTGGAACAGCACCTCGTCGCCGAGGTCCGGGCGGCCCTGCCCGACACGTCACCCAGCTTCTGGGACATGACGATCCTCGCCTACTGGGCCTGGTCCGCCTTCGACGCCCGCCACCCCAACACCATGCACTCGGCCCAGGGCGCCGGCGGCCTCGGCTACGGATTCCCGGCGGCCATCGGCGCCGCGGCCGCCGACCGTACGAAGCCGGTCCTGGCGGTCTCCGGCGACGGCGGCGCGATGTACTCCATCGCGGAACTCGCCACCGCCCGCCAGTACGACCTCCCGGTCACCTGGCTGATCGTGGACGACGGCGGCTACGGCATCCTGCGCGAGTACATGACCGGCGCCTTCGGTGAGGCCACCGGGACGGAACTGTCCCGCCCGGACTTCGTCGCACTCGCCGAGTCCTTCGGCGTCCCGGCGGTCCGTACGAGCCCCGAGACGCTCGCCGACGACCTGGCCAAGTCCTTCGCGCAGCCCGGCCCCTCGGTCGTCGTGCTCCCGGCGCTGCTCAGGATGTTCGAGCCGACGCACCTGTAAAGGGCCGGTCGTTTCGCACCCGGAGCCGTTACGGCTCCGGGTGCGTCGCGTTGATCCCGTCGTGCGGCGGTCATGGCGGTCGCGGCAGAACAGAACGGCTTGTGGCGAACCGGACTTCCCTCGCATACAACTTTCCGGCTGTCCGCGAGTCATCTCTGACGGGCGTGCCGGGGGGCGCGCCCGCAGGAATCACTCAGGGGACGGGAACGCATCATGAACACCCACATATCCCGCCGCGCCCGCGGCGCGCTCTGCGCCGCGCTGGCCGCCGGTGTGCTCGTACCCGTGGCGCTCGGCGCGGCGCCCGCCGCCGCCGCGACGCCGACGGTGAGCTGCACGTCCGGCAGGGCCGGACTCGCCGCCAAGCTGTCGAAGGACATCACCGCAGCGCTCAAGGGGCGCAAGTCGACCACCGCGGTGGCGCTCTACGACCGGACCACCAGGACGACGTGCACGCTGCGCTCCACGTCGAAGTACGACTCCGCCAGCGTCGTGAAGGCGACCGTGCTGGCCACGCTGCTCTGGGACAACGCCAAGCACAACCGCCACCTCACACAGCGCGAGATCGACCTCAGCACCGCCATGATCACCAAGTCCGACAACAACGCCACCACCAGCCTGTGGAAGCAGCTCGGCGCCACCAAGGTCCAGGCGTTCCTCAAGGCGGCCGGCATGACGCACACCACACCCGGGTCCGGCGGCTACTGGGGGCTGACGCAGATCACCGCGCAGGACGAGCAGCGGCTGCTGACGCTGCTCACCGCGAAGAACTCCGTGCTCAGCGACAGCGCACGCTCCTACGAGCTCGGGCTGATGCGCAAGGTCGTCTCCGCGCAGCGCTGGGGAACGCCCGCCGGAGCCCCGGCCGGGGCCACCGTGCAGCTCAAGAACGGCTGGCTGCAGCGGTCCACCCACGGCTGGCGGGTGCACAGCATCGGCGCCTTCACGGGCAACGGCCACGACTACGCGCTCACGGTGCTCACCCAGGACAACAAGACGATGAGTGACGGCGTCAACACCATCCAGGCCGTGGCGCGGGCCGTGCACAAGGACCTGAACCCGCGCATCCTCAGGGCGAGGCCCGCCACCGTGCCCGCCGCCCCGCAGGAGGCGATCCCGCCGGTCCCCGAGGCCCCGGCCGGCCGGATGCTCACCGCGAAGCCGTAGCCCCGGACCGGCAGCCCCGAAAGATACGGGACCGGCCCGCGAAGGAGGTCCCGTATCCCGGGGAGTCCTACGCCGATGGTCCCGTATCCGGGGGGCGGTCTACACCGATGGTCCCGTAATTTGTTGCGGAGGGATGAAATCCGCAAGCGGCCGCGTTGGTGCCATGCGGCAGAGCAGGTCGAACGGGAGGCATCGGGTGTCGGACGCAGAGGAGACAGGGGACGGGCGACAGCCTCGTGGCTGGGCGCGCCGGCTGAGCGGATACGCCTGGCGCTACCGGCGCAATGTGCTGCTGGCGCTCGGCTCGTCGCTCGCCGGAATGGCGGTGATGGCCCTCGTCCCGCTGATCACCAAGGTGATCATCGACGATGTGGTCGGCGACCACACCCGCTCCCTCGCCGTCTGGACCGGGCTGCTGATAGGCGCCGCCGCGCTCGTGTACGTCTCGACGTACATCCGCCGCTACTACGGCGGCAGGCTCGCCCTGGACGTCCAGCACGATCTGCGGACCGAGATCTACGGGACGATCACCCGCCTCGACGGGAAGCGCCAGGACGAGCTGTCCACCGGACAGGTCGTCGGCCGTGCCACCAGCGACCTCCAGCTGATCCAGGGGCTGCTGTTCATGCTCCCGATGACCATCGGGAACGTCCTGCTCTTCCTGCTCTCCCTGGTGATCATGGCGTGGC
Protein-coding regions in this window:
- a CDS encoding sodium:solute symporter, with protein sequence MAVDYAVIVVYLAGMLAMGWWGMRRAKSKSEFLVAGRRLGPWMYSGTMAAIVLGGASTIGGVGLGYQYGLSGAWMVFTIGLGLLALSVFFSARIARLKVYTVSEMLDLRYGGRAGLISGIVMWAYTLMLAVTSTIAYATIFDVLFDMNRTVAIILGGAIVVAYSTLGGMWSITLTDMVQFVVKTIGVLLLLLPIAVIKAGGFSEMKAKLPTEYFDPLGIGGETIFTYVLIYTFGMLIGQDIWQRVFTARSDRTARLGGTVAGTYCLVYAVAGAVIGTAAKVMYPKLPTADAAFATIVKDELPVGVRGLVLAAALAAVMSTSSGALIACATVANNDIWSRIRGAVTRGGDGAEHDEVKGNRVFILIMGVAVIAIAIALNNVVEALTVAYNLLVGGLLVPILGGLLWRRGTAAGALAAVSVGGAAVIGLMAGYGILANEPVYYGLLASLAVYVVVSLATKPTDAAVLLAWRERLAGRGGQTAPQEPAEQPVAG
- a CDS encoding DUF5713 family protein; protein product: MAIANEHVAQHSFLLPLYEDEYFPDHVLDKGRAVLLRLCERIEAERPADVTALYALTEVATEEFNALEAEFEAAGSEIETVAREEIAEAFWFIATAYGFPDPDVEKLIAAREW
- the speB gene encoding agmatinase, giving the protein MSSTETPRGPVDSSRVPRYAGPATFARLPRLDEVGRADVAVVGVPFDSGVSYRPGARFGGNAIREASRLLRPYNPAQDASPFALAQVADAGDIAANPFNINEAVETIEAAADDLLGTGARLMTLGGDHTIALPLLRSVAKKHGPVALLHFDAHLDTWDTYFGAEYTHGTPFRRAVEEGILDTSALSHVGTRGPLYGKQDLTDDAKMGFGIVTSADVMRRGVDEITDQLRQRIGGRPLYISIDIDVLDPAHAPGTGTPEAGGLTSRELLEIVRGLSSCNLVSADLVEVAPAYDHAEITSVAASHTAYELTTIMTRQIAEAGQK
- a CDS encoding thiamine pyrophosphate-binding protein, translating into MSHDHHDERPELTPGQIAAALNPPPGRNGGDLVVETLQGLGATTVFGLPGQHALGMFDALRRSSLGYIGLRVENNAGFAADAYGRITGEVAPLLLSTGPGALTSLAALQEAASASAPVLAISSQIPTAGLGGGRHGYLHELRDQKASFRDIVKSVHPVRTASQIPSAIAAAWESALTAPHGPVWIEIPQDVLLAETTLPVVTAMDATPRELHARPELIAVAAHLLSNAERPAIIAGGGVVRSDAAGKLRALAERVSAPVVTTFGGKGAFPWEHPLSLQSWLEDRHTTDFLEDADVLLVVGSGLGELSSNYHTFAPRGRVVQIEADAGKLESNHPALGIHADARDALADLLEAVTPRADPAAAERVAAVLGRVRDRIAAQGLTLEQHLVAEVRAALPDTSPSFWDMTILAYWAWSAFDARHPNTMHSAQGAGGLGYGFPAAIGAAAADRTKPVLAVSGDGGAMYSIAELATARQYDLPVTWLIVDDGGYGILREYMTGAFGEATGTELSRPDFVALAESFGVPAVRTSPETLADDLAKSFAQPGPSVVVLPALLRMFEPTHL
- a CDS encoding PucR family transcriptional regulator — its product is MPELPAGPTAPPTPPIRLTELLAREELGLRGIAGPAEAELLWVHTSEMADPYPYLLGGELLLSAGVLLTDPDTYVSRLVEAGAAALGFGVRPVHETVPAELVAACDRYGLPLIEVPPETPFTAIARAVWRLMAEARLRELRRVTRAQQALATAAARTDPVPAVLHQLAAQLEGRAVLLTADGEELHAAGRTPAPGVRAALTRLSRVVSPVVRPAPTSATDTLGATHLAAYALGGGQGLVLTLATHRREAGDHTIAGVAVVLLSLLAAPHQGADAAGRSAALVRLLLGADPAGVAPLLGGAEQWTVVHARRSGGDPVDPLTAGALGAALGSALVDAGRGRDAVRVLVPGGERITPQAGWTLGASAPTAITALDVADAQASRALGRAEATRTPLAHHRTDTGRGLAALIPREAAEAHARALLAPLTEPLVETLRCWLSLHGSWDRTATALQVHRNTVRQRIARCGVLLETDLDDMDVRTELWLALRQE
- a CDS encoding serine hydrolase, encoding MNTHISRRARGALCAALAAGVLVPVALGAAPAAAATPTVSCTSGRAGLAAKLSKDITAALKGRKSTTAVALYDRTTRTTCTLRSTSKYDSASVVKATVLATLLWDNAKHNRHLTQREIDLSTAMITKSDNNATTSLWKQLGATKVQAFLKAAGMTHTTPGSGGYWGLTQITAQDEQRLLTLLTAKNSVLSDSARSYELGLMRKVVSAQRWGTPAGAPAGATVQLKNGWLQRSTHGWRVHSIGAFTGNGHDYALTVLTQDNKTMSDGVNTIQAVARAVHKDLNPRILRARPATVPAAPQEAIPPVPEAPAGRMLTAKP